Proteins encoded in a region of the Ziziphus jujuba cultivar Dongzao chromosome 3, ASM3175591v1 genome:
- the LOC107422461 gene encoding elongation factor 1-alpha has protein sequence MEKVHINIVVIGHVDSGKSTTTGHFVHKIGGVDMEIFKKEYYDSENASIKYAWVLNKLKAERDRGITIDISSLKFQTNKYNFTITDAPGHRDFIKNMITGTSQADCAILIIDSASGAFEVGISKYGQTREHALLAFTLGVKQIICCCNKMDATIPKYSEERYDEIVKSLSSCLRKVGYNPGNIPFIPISGLEGDNLIERSTNLDWYNGATLIEALDQIQPPKRPTGKPLRLPLQDVYKIGGIGTVSAGRVETGILKPGMKVTFGPTGLTTKVKSVEMNNKNNNEEALHEALPGDNVAFHVKKVSGHDVNDHLKRGYVASNPVDDPAMEAASFISQVIVMNHPGLVFNGYTSLLDCHTTRIAVEFAEILSKIDRNSGIEKEREPEFLKNGDGGVVKMVPTKPMVVEAFSEYPPLGRFVARDRFRTVAVGVIKSVEKKEYPRGANNNIIKYDKNEMKMIARRYWEVLRDALPLLAVGVQCFLGSGFSSN, from the exons ATGGAGAAGGTTCATATTAACATTGTGGTCATTGGCCATGTTGACTCTGGCAAATCAACAACAACTGGCCATTTTGTGCACAAGATTGGAGGTGTTGACATGGAGATTTTTAAGAAAGAATATTATGATTCAGAAAATGCTTCAATAAAGTATGCTTGGGTGCTTAACAAGCTCAAGGCTGAACGTGACCGTGGTATCACTATTGACATTTCCTCGTTGAAGTTTCAGACCAACAAGTACAATTTCACTATCACTGATGCTCCTGGTCATCGTGACTTCATTAAGAACATGATCACCGGGACTTCCCAGGCTGACTGTGCCATACTTATCATTGATTCCGCTAGTGGCGCTTTTGAAGTTGGTATTTCCAAATACGGTCAAACCCGTGAGCATGCATTGCTTGCTTTCACCCTTGGTGTCAAACAGATTATCTGTTGCTGCAACAAG ATGGATGCCACCATTCCCAAGTACTCAGAGGAGAGGTATGATGAAATTGTGAAGTCACTCTCTTCCTGCTTGAGGAAGGTCGGCTATAACCCTGGAAACATACCTTTCATTCCCATCTCAGGTTTAGAGGGTGACAACCTCATCGAGAGGTCTACCAACCTTGACTGGTACAATGGTGCAACTCTTATCGAAGCACTTGACCAGATTCAGCCACCTAAGAGACCAACGGGCAAGCCTCTCCGTCTCCCTCTCCAAGATGTTTACAAGATTGGAGGTATAGGTACAGTCTCAGCTGGTCGTGTAGAGACCGGGATACTCAAGCCCGGTATGAAGGTCACATTTGGCCCAACCGGACTCACTACTAAAGTCAAGTCCGttgaaatgaataataaaaataataatgaggaGGCTCTCCACGAGGCCTTGCCTGGTGACAATGTTGCCTTCCACGTTAAGAAGGTTAGTGGTCATGATGTGAATGATCATCTGAAACGTGGGTATGTTGCATCCAATCCTGTGGATGATCCAGCTATGGAGGCCGCGAGCTTCATATCCCAGGTGATTGTCATGAACCATCCTGGTCTGGTTTTTAATGGATATACATCACTTCTTGATTGCCACACCACTCGTATTGCGGTCGAATTTGCCGAAATCCTGAGCAAGATTGACCGGAATTCAGGTATAGAGAAGGAAAGGGAGCCTGAGTTCCTGAAGAATGGTGATGGTGGAGTAGTGAAGATGGTTCCAACCAAGCCCATGGTTGTGGAGGCTTTCTCCGAGTACCCGCCTTTAGGACGTTTTGTTGCTCGGGACAGATTTCGGACTGTCGCTGTTGGTGTTATCAAAAGTGTTGAGAAGAAGGAATATCCACGTGGAGCTAACAACAACATCATAAAATATGATAAGAATGAGATGAAGATGATAGCAAGGCGTTACTGGGAGGTTCTGCGTGATGCACTGCCACTGCTTGCAGTTGGGGTCCAATGTTTCCTGGGAAGCGGATTCAGTTCAAATTAA